A window of the Procambarus clarkii isolate CNS0578487 chromosome 79, FALCON_Pclarkii_2.0, whole genome shotgun sequence genome harbors these coding sequences:
- the LOC138357623 gene encoding putative uncharacterized protein DDB_G0282133, producing MCLEEHSHQQEEHSHQQEEHSHQQEEHNHQQEEHNHQQEEHSHQQEEHNHQQEEHSHQQEEHNHQQEEHNHQQEEHNHQQEEHNHQQEEHNHQQEEHSHQQEEHSHQQEEHSHQQEEHNHQQEEHNHQQEEHNHQQEEHSHQQEEHSHQQEEHSHQQEEHNHQQEEHNHQQEEHSHQQEEHSHQQEEHSHQQEEHSHQQEEHSHQQEEHNHQQEEHSHQQEEHSHQQEEHEAPTINRKNTTINRKNTAINRKNTTINRKNTTINRKNTTINRKNTTINRKNTAINRKNTAINRKNTTINRKNTAINRKNTAINRKNTTINRKNTAINRKNTTINRKNTTINRKNTTINRKNTTINRKNTAINRKNTTINRKNTTINRKNTAINRKNTAINRKNTAINRKNTAINSAGEAFPLLGATGVTKWIPQPQPLTNLGSDSRSSYTSTYEPGTSTPPNTAPSGNTAKHRTIWQHRTIWQHRQTSHHVATPPNIAPSGNTAPSGNTAKHRIIWQHRTIWQHRQTSHHLTTPPNIAPSGNTAPSGNTAPSGNTAKHHTMWQHHQTSHHLATPPNIAPSDNTAKHRTIWQHRQTSHHLATPPNIAPSDNTAKHHTIWQHRQTSHHLTTPPNIAPSDNTAKHRTIWQHRQTSHHLTTPPNIAPSGNTAKHRTI from the exons ATGTGTCTC GAAGAACACAGCCATCAACAGGAAGAACACAGCCATCAACAGGAAGAACACAGCCATCAACAGGaagaacacaaccatcaacaggaagaacacaaccatcaacaggaaGAACACAGCCATCAACAGGaagaacacaaccatcaacaggaaGAACACAGCCATCAACAGGaagaacacaaccatcaacaggaagaacacaaccatcaacaggaagaacacaaccatcaacaggaagaacacaaccatcaacaggaagaacacaaccatcaacaggaaGAACATAGCCATCAACAGGAAGAACACAGCCATCAACAGGAAGAACACAGCCATCAACAGGaagaacacaaccatcaacaggaagaacacaaccatcaacaggaagaacacaaccatcaacaggaaGAACACAGCCATCAACAGGAAGAACACAGCCATCAACAGGAAGAACACAGCCATCAACAGGaagaacacaaccatcaacaggaagaacacaaccatcaacaggaaGAACATAGCCATCAACAGGAAGAACACAGCCATCAACAGGAAGAACACAGCCATCAACAGGAAGAACACAGCCATCAACAGGAAGAACACAGCCATCAACAGGaagaacacaaccatcaacaggaaGAACACAGCCATCAACAGGAAGAACACAGCCATCAACAGGAAGAACACGAGGCCCCAACCATCAACAGGaagaacacaaccatcaacaggaaGAACACAGCCATCAACAGGaagaacacaaccatcaacaggaagaacacaaccatcaacaggaaGAACACGACCATCAACAGGaagaacacaaccatcaacaggaaGAACACAGCCATCAACAGGAAGAACACAGCCATCAACAGGaagaacacaaccatcaacaggaaGAACACAGCCATCAACAGGAAGAACACAGCCATCAACAGGaagaacacaaccatcaacaggaaGAACACAGCCATCAACAGGaagaacacaaccatcaacaggaagaacacaaccatcaacaggaagaacacaaccatcaacaggaagaacacaaccatcaacaggaaGAACACAGCCATCAACAGGaagaacacaaccatcaacaggaagaacacaaccatcaacaggaaGAACACAGCCATCAACAGGAAGAACACAGCCATCAACAGGAAGAACACAGCCATCAACAGGAAGAACACAGCCATCAACAGTGCCGGTGAGGCATTTCCCCTTCTTGGCGCCACTGGCGTCACAAAGTGGATTCCGCAGCCTcaaccacttacgaacctggggtcagattcacgaagcagttacacaagcacttacgaacctggg ACCTCAACACCGCCAAACACCGCACCATCTGGCAACACCGCCAAACACCGCACCATCTGGCAACACCGCACCATCTGGCAACACCGCCAAACATCACACCATGTGGCAACACCGCCAAACATCGCACCATCTGGCAACACCGCACCATCTGGCAACACCGCCAAACACCGCATCATCTGGCAACATCGCACCATCTGGCAACACCGCCAAACATCGCACCATCTGACAACACCGCCAAACATCGCACCATCTGGCAACACCGCACCATCTGGCAACACCGCACCATCTGGCAACACCGCCAAACATCACACCATGTGGCAACACCACCAAACATCGCACCATCTGGCAACACCGCCAAACATCGCACCATCTGACAACACCGCCAAACATCGCACCATCTGGCAACACCGCCAAACATCGCACCATCTGGCAACACCACCAAACATCGCACCATCTGACAACACCGCCAAACATCACACCATCTGGCAACACCGCCAAACATCGCACCATCTGACAACACCGCCAAACATCGCACCATCTGACAACACCGCCAAACATCGCACCATCTGGCAACACCGCCAAACATCGCACCATCTGACAACACCGCCAAACATCGCACCATCTGGCAACACCGCCAAACATCGCACCATCTGA